The Paenibacillus amylolyticus genome contains the following window.
AGAACCGTATCGTTCCCTGCTGCCCGAAGAGTGGCGGGACTATAAGCGAATCTGATGAATGAACTACGTATGAAATGATGCATGTATATAAGTTGAACTAATCATTTACACGATAACGGAGAGGATAGAAAAAACCTGAAAAAGCGAAGCGTTCGCCTTTATCCCCGGATTTTCCCCTTCGGAAAAGGGAATCAAAAAATCTGGGGATAACAGCGATTGGAGGGTTGTTCTGTCATCGTAGTATCAGTGTAAATAATCTTTAGTTCAACTTATATAGCATATATTTTTTCAGATTTTTTCCTGTACATGATTGAAGGGTAGGGTGAAAGGGTTATAACTTGGTTAGCAACGAACGAACAACGGCGATTACCCTATCCGTTCCGCGGTCCGCTTCGATAGCAATCAAGGAGGTCGGTTATTAATGAAGAGAAATCATACCATGATGCAGTTTTTTGAATGGCACCTGGCTGCAGACGGAGATCATTGGAAGCGACTGGCTGAAATGGCCCCGGAACTAAAAGCCAAAGGCATTGACTCGGTATGGGTACCACCTGTAACCAAGGCAGTGTCAGCAGAAGATACAGGCTATGGTGTATATGATCTGTACGATCTGGGCGAATTTGATCAAAAGGGTACCGTACGGACCAAATATGGCACCAAGCAGGAATTGGTGGAGGCCATTGCCGAGTGTCAGAAGAACGGAATTGCCGTCTATGTGGATCTGGTGATGAATCACAAGGCCGGAGCTGATGAGACGGAAGTGTTCAAAGTGATCGAGGTTGATCCCAATGATCGAACGAAGGAAATTTCTGAACCTTTCGAGATTGAAGGCTGGACCAAATTCACATTCCCGGGTCGCGGTGATCAATACTCCTCCTTTAAGTGGAGCTCTGAACATTTCAACGGTACGGACTATGATGCCAAGGGAGAACGGACCGGTGTATTCCGCATCGCAGGTGAGAACAAGAACTGGAATCAGAATGTCGATGATGAGTTCGGCAACTACGATTATCTGATGTTCGCGAATATAGATTATAATCACCCGGATGTGCGGCGCGAGATGATTGATTGGGGGAGATGGCTGATTGACACCCTCCAGTGCGGTGGGTTCCGGCTGGATGCCATCAAGCACATTAACCATGAATTCATCAAGGAATTTGCAGCAGAGATGATCCGCAAACGCGGTCAGGACTTCTACATCGTAGGTGAATTCTGGAACTCGAACCTGGATGCATGTCGTGAATTCCTCGATACGGTAGACTACCAGATCGATCTGTTCGATGTGTCTCTTCACTACAAGTTGCATGAGGCTTCGCTTGCGGGCAGAGACTTTGATCTCTCCAAAATTTTTGACGACACCTTGGTACAGACCCATCCTACCCATGCAGTAACCTTCGTGGATAATCACGACTCCCAACCTCATGAAGCATTGGAGTCATGGATTGGAGACTGGTTTAAGCCGAGTGCCTATGCGTTGACGTTATTACGTCGCGATGGTTATCCGGTTGTGTTCTACGGTGATTATTATGGCATTGGTGGACCTGAACCGGTGGATGGCAAAAAAGAAATTCTGGACATTCTGCTGTCTGCCCGCTGCAACAAGGCATATGGTGAGCAGGAAGATTACTTCGATCACGCCAATACGATCGGCTGGGTGCGTCGCGGAGTAGAGGAAATCGAAGGCTCCGGTTGTGCAGTCGTTATCTCCAACGGGGATGACGGTGAGAAAAGAATGTTCATCGGAGAGCATCGTGCTGGTGAAGTCTGGGTGGATCTGACGAACAGTTGTGAGGATCAGATTACCATCGAGGAAGACGGCTGGGCTACCTTCCATGTATGTGGTGGAGGTGTCTCGGTATGGGCCCTGGCTGAGCAGAATGAGGACTGTGCAGACGCGGAGTAACGGTATGTGCTAGATAGGATAAGTATAGAGATGCCGTTAGTTATGAGAATGGTATATAGATCAATCGATAAACCACCTGAACAGGGGAGCAAGCACTCCGATGTTCAGGTTTTTTTGCATTTTTCTATATATGACTGAAACACCATCCTAAAGAACCTAGCGCGTGCCTAACGAACTCAGCACACCTTATTTGCACCGAATTGGCATTATTGTAATCCTAACGAATCTCAGTAACCTTATTACAGCCAAAAGTGATCCGAACAGCGCCAATTGGAGCAATATCAACAGATTAAAGCGTTTGAGATTCGTTAGAATACTGAAACCTAGGATTTCGATGCATTAAGGCTTCTAAGATTCGTTAGCTTAACTTGGGTTAATGCTCATCATAGGTAAACGAATCACTGCTGCAGATATGAACATGGAGTAAAAAACATGAAGTAAGAACATAGAGTAGAAAGATGAAGTAAAGAGACCGAATGAAAACATGAAATGAAACTTGAAGTGAAAATGAAACCGTGGGGTTGTATATCTTACTGTGTGGTACAATAATCCAAATATGGAGAGTTAGAATATCAAATGAGAAAAACAGATGTAAAAACCAAATGAGACAATGGAATAAACGATGTTCTTACAGAGGATTGTAGAAAAGGAGGGGTGGCATGAGCCCGAAAAGAGAGTTGAACCGTTTCTTCCCGTTGGTCATATGTCTAGTGATAGCCCTGTGTCTAGGAGCATGCGGTTTGGGAACAAACCAGGGACCAGAGGGCGAACCGAAGCGAACGGATAAATATACATATAATTCGGAGCGTAGAGATTTAAAAGGGCGGGTTACAAAGGAACTGGAATCGTTTCAGGAGCATTCGCCAGAGGAGTACAATTTGACTGCAACTGTGGATGTGAGTCATGTATCCGGAGTTGACCGGATTTCTTATGAAATATTGGTAAATGAGGTTCGGGTGCCTATGGTAAATGTTATTCAATCCTTCACCCTCGATCCCGAGATGATGAATCGAATCGATGCTGGAGAGCTATTTCATTCCAATGTGAGCAATACATACGAGGTAAGTCTGGAGCCGGATAAGGAACCGCTTGGATTGGGTTTGGGCAGGAGTTATACTTTGAAGCCGAAGGTAGAGATCGACAGCAATATCATCCAGCGTTATACAGATATGTATATCAAAATTTCCTATGGACCTCATGATCAGCGAACGGAAGATTATTTCCTTATCCAGGCGGAGCCTTCTCTGAGAACAATTGAGCTCATGAAGTTATGGGGAAAAGAAGAATAGAAAAAGGCAGCACACTCCAGTTCCGTAACAGGAACCTGAGTAGACGCTGCCGATTCATCTATTTCAAAATGATAACGCTATTTTTCTTCAAAATATTGATTCATCGTATCCCACATGTGATTGAACTCACTGCGTTCCATTGAAAATGCTCCGGGCTTTTCAGGCTTATGATGAGCAGTCGGCTTGAAGTTTAAGTATTCATGGTGTGTAGTGCACTCATAGTTTTTGCTGTTAACAAGGAATTCAACTCTATCCTTAAAGGGTCTTTCCAGTAATTTAACCACCATGATGTCTCCACTACTGGTGCTTCTTGCAGGAGAATATATCAAAAAGTAACCTTGTTCAAATCGATATTCAATAGCGATTACAATTACCTCCATTAGAATATAGATCGAATACGATAATATCCGATACTCTCTCTCCGTTTACCTACTCCAGTTCAAAGGATTCCAGCGTACCCGCCATCCGCAGAACATGATCGCGGTTGAACTGTTTCCGTTTGTCCGCATCCGCGTACTCATCATGATAATGCATCAACACGGTTTTCTGTCTTACTTCCGCAGGCAGCTGCTCCAGATCTTTCAGGGAGGTATGAGATTTAATCACCAGATCATGCATATGGCATTCATGGAAAACCAGCTGCACATCAGAAGCGACCTGTTCTATCCGTTCCTGATCGAGTGTACTGTCTGCACTGTAATAGAAGTAAGGTTTGGCGAGTAGGCCATTGCTGACCATACCAGGAACATGCTGCGTTCGAAACGTCTCGAACGTCACGCCGCCCAGCTCGAATGTGCCTCCATCTGGCAGGGGAACGACGTCGTAGTAATCACTCATGGTCCGTTCACCATCCGTTGTGTAGCGCATGCCGGGGGATAGAATGTTCCAGAGCGGGTCTACCAATTGTTCGTGGATGAACAGACGGGGTTTGCGGTCACCCACAATTTGGGCGTAATAACCCAACATCTGTACACCGTTAATATGATCCTCATGCAGGTGGGTAACAAAGACGTTGTGAATAGCGGTCATGGGGAATCCATATTCCTTGAGTGCCTTGGCATTTGATTCCGGAAAATCAATGACCAGATGCGTGTCTTCGAATTCAGCCAACATACTATTGTGGTGCTGCTCTACGCTGAACATGTCTCCTGTGCCGAGAAAAGTAATTTTCATTGCAAATTCATCTCCTTGTGTGGTCTTCAGATCAGCATTCTTGCGTTAAATCCAGTATACCTTGTTCCCGAATATATGCCTAAATCAACCTTTTTTGATAACGCTATCATTTTATATTGAACTTTGATGGCAAACAGTGTAGCGTAAAGATGGGAAGTGAACCCATATGAACGTAAACTCACCTAAAGGGAGCGTGCGAGGCGAATGAAATCTTTTCTGGATGAACAATTTCTACTGCACAATGAAACGGCGATCAAGTTATATGAGGATTATGCCAAAGACATGCCGATTATTGACTATCATTGCCACCTCAGTCCTCAGGAGATCTACGAGAACAAAACCTTCGGCAACCTTACAGAAGCCTGGTTATACGGTGATCACTATAAGTGGCGGCTCATGCGCGCGAACGGAATTGAAGAGCAATATGTGACCGGAGGCGAAGGCGTGACCAATTACGATCGTTTCCTGGCTTACGCCAAAACGGTACCCATGATGATTGGTAATCCGCTGTATGCCTGGTCTCACTTGGAATTACAACGCTATTTTGGTGTCTATGAAGTATTGAATGAGACAAGTGCACCCGCCATCTGGGAAAAGGTAAATGCCAAACTGAACAGTGACGGATTCGGTGCACGTGATCTGATTACCAAATCCAATGTCACTGTTGTGTGCACAACCGATGATCCAACCGATTCGCTGGAGTATCATCTGAAGATTCAGGAAATCGAGGGCTTTGATACCGCCGTATTGCCATCCTTCCGTCCGGATAAAGGATTGGAATTGAATCGGGATACGTTCACTGAATGGGTGGGCAAGCTGTCGCAGGCATCCGGCAAGGCAATTTCCGATTATGAATCCTTCCTTGCTGCATTGGAGTCCCGGGTGGAATTCTTCCATTCCGTTGGCGGCAGAGTCTCGGACCATGCACTCGATTATGTTCCTTACGGCGTGGCTACTCGCGAAGAGGCGGCTGCGATCTTTGCGAAGGCTCTTGCAGGTCAGAAGGTAACGCGTGAGGAAGAGGACAAGTATAAGACTGTGACGCTGACATTCCTCGGCAAACTGTATGCAGAGCGCGGCTGGGTCATGCAGTTCCACATCAATGCAGCTCGTAACAACAATACACGGATGTTTGCCAAGCTTGGACCGGATACCGGTTACGATGCCGTCAATGATACACCGTTGTCGTCAGCGATGATCGGATTGCTTGATGCGTTGGAGCAGCAACAGGCGTTGCCCAAAACGATTCTGTATTCTTTGAATCCAAGGGACAACGAAGTTCTTGCTGCAATCATTGGCAGCTTCCAGGGCGGAGGTATTCCAGGCAAAATCCAGCTTGGTGCAGCATGGTGGTTCAATGATACGAAGGATGGTATGATCGCTCAGATGAAGGCACTGGCGAATGTGGGTCTGCTCAGCCGATTTGTCGGCATGTTAACCGATTCTCGCAGCTTCCTGTCATACACGCGGCATGAGTATTTCCGCCGTCTGGTCTGCAATCTCATTGGTGAATGGGCTGAACAGGGCGAGGCACCGCAGGATATGGAGCTGCTTGGTCAGATCGTACAGGGCATCGCCTACAACAATGCAAAAGAATATTTCCCGTTTGCCTCCGTGCTTAAAACGGTCTCTGCTTCACAGTCTTGATGCATAACAAGCTCATCTAATCATGCAATTTATGCAATAAGAAAGTCCGTCTTGTTTCTTTCATTTTATTTATTATATATAAAGCTCCCATGTCATACCCCGGGTTATCATGAACCGGAGGATGAAATGGGGCTTTTTTGTGGGTTTTATGGACGGCATTGCACACAATAAATATAACAAGCTTCGATGAAGGTACAAAGAAAAGTCATAGAAGGCAAAAAGAAAGTAGTCACAAAATCAAGTGCATTTAGGTTCTGGGTTAAAGGGTTATGTTAAAGGATTAATTGGTCATTTTTAGTTGTTTGACTTTCGCTATTCGCCAGCATATACTTAGTACACCTAATTAATTGTACATCTATTTAATTGAAGTGCTATTTAATAGATGTCCTATGATGTTGGATGTCTATGAAATGATAAAGAATGAAGGAGGAATCCATTATGACGGGTATAGATCCGGTCGCTCAGAAGCTTTTGTACTCCATTATGCAGTTTAATAAAGGCAAATGGAGGCAACATAAACCTCATGGGCGTAATCACAATGAAATTATGGTGTTGGCTTGTTTGCTGCATGGTACGCATCCAGGAGAACGTCTGGACTGGCGGGATAATCCGCCAGATTTTGAGAGAGAACTGAATGAGAGTCGCCCAGGGCTAAAAGTATCGGAAATCAGTGCGTTACTGCGGGTGAAATCACCAACCATTACCCCGGTTATTCGTGGGCTTGAGGATGAAGGGCTTGTCGAACGGACCATGGACCCGACGGATCGCCGTGCTGTGCGTATAACCATTACGGAGGCAGGGCGGAACATTATACGGGCAGCGCATGAGGAGCGCATGCAGACGTTTAACCAGCTCGTCCAGCATTTGGGTGAGGAAGAAAGCATTCAATTGACGGAGTTGTTGACCAAGGTTTATACCTTTTTTGATACAGTGGTTTTCCAACAGACGGAGACGTCCACACAAGGAGATGATACGCCATGATGAAACTGTTTCGCATGCTGAAGCCTTACCGCATACCCATTATCTTCATTCTGGTATTGGTACTGTTTCAGTCGCTTGCTGAATTGTACCTGCCTACGTTAATGGCAGATATCGTGAATTTCGGCATCATTAAAGGGGATATCCCTTATATTTGGCAGATTGGTGGATGGATGTTGGTCATCGCGATTGGTGGAACAGCGTGTTCGGTGATCGCCAGTTACCTCTCCTCCCGCACGGCGGGTGGATTTGCCAAACAACTTCGCAGCAGAGTATTCCGTCATGTGGAGAACTTCTCGCTTCAAGAGTTCGATAAGATGGGTACAGCCTCACTGATTACGCGTACGACGAATGATATTACGCAGGTGCAGAACGTACTTACGATGATGCTGCGCATGATGATTATGGCTCCGCTCATGTGTATCGGGGGGTCTTCATGGCGGTATCGCAGGACGCCAAATTATCTACGATCTTCCTGGTCGTACTGCCTGTACTGGGCGGAGCCATTGCGCTCATTGGTGCCAAGGGTTTGCCTTTGTTCAAAACCATTCAGAAAAAGCTGGACCGACTCAACCTGGTGCTGCGTGAGCAGTTAACAGGGATTCGCGTCGTGCGCTCCTTTAACCGTGGAGAGCATGAGCGTGTACGCTTTAACGGCGCCAACACGGAACTGAGAGATTCTTCGATCAAAGTCAATGTGCTCATGGCGACCATCATGCCTGTTATGATGCTGGTTATGAACTTTTCGATGATTGCCATTCTTTATTTTGGCGGAATGCGGATCGACAGTGGCAATATGAACATCGGTGCACTGATTGCCTTCATTCAATATGCGATGCAAATCATGTTCTCACTGATTATGGTTTCCATGATCTTTGTCATGATCCCAAGAGCCTCAGCATCGGCAGAACGGATCAACGAAGTGCTTGATATGCAGCCGGATCTTAGCAATCCCGAGCAGCCTAGTGGCATGAAATCCATGCAGGGCATGATTGAGTTCGACCATGTAACTTTCCGTTATCCGGGCGCCGAGAATCCGGCATTGTCCGATATATCCTTCACAGCTCGCTCAGGTGAGACAACAGCAATTATTGGGGGTACGGGTTCCGGGAAATCGACATTGCTCAGTCTTATTCCACGATTCTATGATGTGACCGAAGGCCGTGTTCGGGTCAATGGTACGGATGTGCGTGAACTTCGGCAGGAAGATCTTCGTGCCAAAATTGGCTTTGTCCCACAGAAGGCAGTCCTCTTCACAGGTACAATTGCGGAGAATATCCGTCACGGGAAAGACGATGCCACAATGGATGAAGTTGTTCATGCGGCTCGTACGGCCCAGGCAGAGAACTTCATTACCGAAATGAAAGACGGATATGACAGCCTTATCGCACAAGGGGGTAACAACGTGTCTGGTGGACAAAAACAACGTCTGTCCATCGCTCGCGCACTTGTTCGCCGCCCGGAAGTCTATATCTTTGATGACAGTTTCTCTGCGCTTGATTTCAAAACGGATGCCAAACTTCGTGCTGCGCTGAAGTCCGAAACGACAGAAGCGGCTGTGCTGATTGTTGCCCAGCGCGTAAGTACGGTAATGGATGCTGATCGCATTCTGGTCATGGATGAGGGCCGAATTGTCGGTTCAGGAACACATAAAGAGCTGCTGGAGCACAATGAAGTGTATCGCGAGATTGTATCCTCCCAGCTGACAGAGGAGGAGATCGCATGAGCGAACATACAAAACACAAGTCGCCTCGTCCCCATGGTGGGCCGGGTCCAGGTCCCGGAATGGGCATGCGACCTCCCGCCGAGAAAGCCAAAGATTTCAAAGGTACACTTCGGCGTTTGATTCGTTATCTCCAGCCTCATAGTTATCGTCTATTGGGTGTGTTGGTCGCAGCCATTCTGAGTACCGTATTCAGCATCATCAGTCCAAAGATCATGGCAGAGGGAACGGATATTCTCAGCCAAGGCGCCATTGCCATCCTTCAGGGTGTACAGGGAGCCGGGATTGATTTTCCTGCATTGATGAAAGTGTTATACCTGCTTGGCGGACTCTATCTGTTCAGTGCTGCATTTATGTATGTTCAGCAATACCTGATGGCCGGTGTGGCCCAACGTGTTGTGTATGACATGCGTGAGCAGATCAGTGCGAAGGTTGGACGCCTGCCTTTGAAATATTTTGACTCTCGCACGACAGGGGAGACACTAAGCCGTGCTACGAATGACGTGGACAACATCAGTAATACACTTCAGCAAAGTTTGGCACAGTTCATTACGTCCATCGTCACGATTGTCGGCGTAATTATCATGATGCTGACGATTAGTCCATGGATGACCTTAATCACAATTTTGACGCTGCCACTCAGTGTGGTGGTTGTTATGCTGGTCGCTTCCCGTTCGCAAAAACACTTTGCAGGCCAACAGAAATCCCTTGGGGAGCTGAATGGTCATGTCGAAGAGATGTACACGGGACACAAGGTTGTCAAAGCATTTGGACGCGAAGAACAATCGGTACAGCAATTCGAGAAGGTCAATGAAGAGTTGTATGAATCTGGCTGGAAAGCCCAGTTTATCTCCGGTATTATTATGCCGCTTATGAGCTTTGTCGGTAATCTGGGTTATGTACTGATCTGTGTGGTTGGTGGGATCTTCGTTACACGCGGCTCCATCTCCATCGGGGATATTCTGGCCTTCACACAGTACTCCCGTCAATTCACACAACCGATTAACCAGATCGCAAATATCTCCAATATCATTCAATCGACGATTGCTTCGGCGGAACGTGTATTCGAGTTGCTGGATGAAGAGGAAGAAGTTCCGGAGTCCAAACAACCCGTGCAATTACAGCAGCCCAAAGGTGCAGTTGCATTCCAAGGTGTTCAATTTGGATATAAAGAAAATGAACTGCTCATTCAGAACATGAACATTGATGTAAAACCAGGACAGACGGTAGCCATTGTTGGACCTACGGGAGCCGGTAAAACCACGCTGATCAACCTGTTAATGCGTTTCTACGAAATTCAGGATGGTCAGATTACGATTGACGGTGCCGACATTAAGGATATGGAGCGTGGCAAGCTGCGCAGTCTGTTCGGCATGGTACTTCAGGATACCTGGTTGTTCAACGGAACGATTCGGGACAATATCGCCTATGGTCGGGAAGGTTCGACGGAAGAGGATGTCATCAAGGCAGCCGTTGCGGCCCATGCGGATCACTTTATTCGTACACTGCCGGATGGTTATGATACGGTGCTGAATGAAGAAGCATCGAACATCTCACAAGGGCAGAAACAGTTGCTCACGATTGCGAGAGCGATTCTGGCGAACCCGGCCATTCTCATTCTGGATGAAGCGACGAGTAGCGTGGATACACGGACCGAAGTATTTATCCAAAAAGCGATGAATGATCTGATGAAGGATCGCACGAGCTTTGTCATTGCACACCGATTGTCCACCATTCGCGGTGCCGATCTGATCCTGGTGATGGATCATGGTAACGTGATTGAACAGGGTAATCATGATGAATTAATGGCAAGTCAAGGTTTCTACGCGGATCTGTACAATAGTCAGTTTGCGGAGCAGCAACCGCAGGCGATCTGATTACAGATGTAACTAAAAGGAATAGCCGGGAGCACCCCAGGGATTCTCCCGGCTATTTGTCATGTATCCAGAGGAATGGATTCTAAGATGGAGTAGATGAACTAATGAATGAGGATAACATAGCTGGGTTGTGTGGCTGTACCTTGGTAGAAGAATGGGATTAAATTCAACGGATGATGCGCGATAGTTGTGCATAGTTTGGGTAGGTCTAGCTGCATCTGGCATCTAACGAATCCTAAACACCTTATATCGAGGATTGCAACCCACTGTCGATTCTAACGAACTTGAGACACTCTATTGCTCTGAAAAGTAGCGAATAAGCAGCGATAAACGTCAGATTGACGAAATAAGGTGTCTACAGTTCGTTACATTTTCGAAATGGCTGAAAATGACCAAATAGCGTGTGCTCGCTTCGTTAGACCCTTCCCACTACCTTCTCCGAGACCTGGGTACTCACCCGATATAGAAATAGAGACATCTACTCGTGGTGCCGCCAGTTCAGAACAGTCCAGTCCATTTAGCGACTGTCAGACGACTCCTTCTCAGGCTCATCCACATCATCTGGGCTGTTACGAGTAGACGATTTAACGTCCAGCTTCTTTTCGTCATTCTTAGCTTCCTCCAGTGCAGACGGAGCGGGTTCACCCGGGATCAATTCGCGCTGCTCAATCATGCGTTTGACGACTTCATAACAGTCATCCACATGTTTGTTACCCACATATCGCATGGCTGTGAAGCTGAGTGCGGCAGCCAGTCCCTGTCCAGCAAAAGGGACAAATTTGGCGACGGATTTGGTAGCTACGCGTACGCCGACTCTTTGCAAAACCTGTACAACCAGCTCCTTCGTCACCATACGGCCGATAACCTTGCTTCCGATGGACATAACGAATCCGTAGATCATGGATTTGGTCTCGGGTCCATGCCATCCAGCTGTTTTTGGGATAATCCGAATTTATTATTAATGGCAGGCAACAGCTGCATCAACATTCCCACATCAGCCAGTACATCTGTACCGGGCAGCGGAACGAGTGTTGTGCCGGCGGACGCGGTAGCTCTTTTGCGAACCATGGTACGGCATTCCTTGCGAACTTGCTCCAATTGTTCCAACGTTGCCGGAATCATAGGGAATCCCTCCATTCGTATATGGTATAGATATAACCGTTTTGACTCGATTTGAATGGGTTCTCACCAGCAAAATTTGCAGCCTTTTGACATAAGGTGTGGAGAATCCCTTTTTCTCATGCATGGATCTGGTTAAACAAGGAACTGGTTTATTCGATTAACGGGTCATCTAGCTATTACGATTGAATGACGAGTAGGATGCATATCGGATTGGGGAACCTATTTGGAATGATGAGTGCTTAGCGCAGGAATTGTTTATGGATTCAACCTTCTTGGGTAAAGGTTAACAAGCATTGGAATGGAGGAAGCGAAGGATGGAGTTTAACAAAGCGTTGTTCATTCATCATCATCATTCGGGCAAGGCCAATCGTGAGAATACGGTGGGTCTTGTTGCTGGTGTGCTGGCTCCCGCTGTTCATGAACTCGTTATTGTGCGCACGGACGAACCGGGTGAGGGAGAGAAGTTGTGTCGTGAGCGCGGGGAACAATTCGATGTGGTGTTTATCCTGGGAGGGGATGGCACGGTGCATGAATGCGTGAATGGACTGGCTGATCTGCAACATCCGCCGTTGATTGGTATACTGCCTGGAGGCAC
Protein-coding sequences here:
- a CDS encoding ABC transporter ATP-binding protein; protein product: MSEHTKHKSPRPHGGPGPGPGMGMRPPAEKAKDFKGTLRRLIRYLQPHSYRLLGVLVAAILSTVFSIISPKIMAEGTDILSQGAIAILQGVQGAGIDFPALMKVLYLLGGLYLFSAAFMYVQQYLMAGVAQRVVYDMREQISAKVGRLPLKYFDSRTTGETLSRATNDVDNISNTLQQSLAQFITSIVTIVGVIIMMLTISPWMTLITILTLPLSVVVVMLVASRSQKHFAGQQKSLGELNGHVEEMYTGHKVVKAFGREEQSVQQFEKVNEELYESGWKAQFISGIIMPLMSFVGNLGYVLICVVGGIFVTRGSISIGDILAFTQYSRQFTQPINQIANISNIIQSTIASAERVFELLDEEEEVPESKQPVQLQQPKGAVAFQGVQFGYKENELLIQNMNIDVKPGQTVAIVGPTGAGKTTLINLLMRFYEIQDGQITIDGADIKDMERGKLRSLFGMVLQDTWLFNGTIRDNIAYGREGSTEEDVIKAAVAAHADHFIRTLPDGYDTVLNEEASNISQGQKQLLTIARAILANPAILILDEATSSVDTRTEVFIQKAMNDLMKDRTSFVIAHRLSTIRGADLILVMDHGNVIEQGNHDELMASQGFYADLYNSQFAEQQPQAI
- a CDS encoding alpha-amylase, which translates into the protein MKRNHTMMQFFEWHLAADGDHWKRLAEMAPELKAKGIDSVWVPPVTKAVSAEDTGYGVYDLYDLGEFDQKGTVRTKYGTKQELVEAIAECQKNGIAVYVDLVMNHKAGADETEVFKVIEVDPNDRTKEISEPFEIEGWTKFTFPGRGDQYSSFKWSSEHFNGTDYDAKGERTGVFRIAGENKNWNQNVDDEFGNYDYLMFANIDYNHPDVRREMIDWGRWLIDTLQCGGFRLDAIKHINHEFIKEFAAEMIRKRGQDFYIVGEFWNSNLDACREFLDTVDYQIDLFDVSLHYKLHEASLAGRDFDLSKIFDDTLVQTHPTHAVTFVDNHDSQPHEALESWIGDWFKPSAYALTLLRRDGYPVVFYGDYYGIGGPEPVDGKKEILDILLSARCNKAYGEQEDYFDHANTIGWVRRGVEEIEGSGCAVVISNGDDGEKRMFIGEHRAGEVWVDLTNSCEDQITIEEDGWATFHVCGGGVSVWALAEQNEDCADAE
- a CDS encoding MBL fold metallo-hydrolase is translated as MKITFLGTGDMFSVEQHHNSMLAEFEDTHLVIDFPESNAKALKEYGFPMTAIHNVFVTHLHEDHINGVQMLGYYAQIVGDRKPRLFIHEQLVDPLWNILSPGMRYTTDGERTMSDYYDVVPLPDGGTFELGGVTFETFRTQHVPGMVSNGLLAKPYFYYSADSTLDQERIEQVASDVQLVFHECHMHDLVIKSHTSLKDLEQLPAEVRQKTVLMHYHDEYADADKRKQFNRDHVLRMAGTLESFELE
- a CDS encoding MarR family transcriptional regulator, producing MTGIDPVAQKLLYSIMQFNKGKWRQHKPHGRNHNEIMVLACLLHGTHPGERLDWRDNPPDFERELNESRPGLKVSEISALLRVKSPTITPVIRGLEDEGLVERTMDPTDRRAVRITITEAGRNIIRAAHEERMQTFNQLVQHLGEEESIQLTELLTKVYTFFDTVVFQQTETSTQGDDTP
- the uxaC gene encoding glucuronate isomerase; translated protein: MKSFLDEQFLLHNETAIKLYEDYAKDMPIIDYHCHLSPQEIYENKTFGNLTEAWLYGDHYKWRLMRANGIEEQYVTGGEGVTNYDRFLAYAKTVPMMIGNPLYAWSHLELQRYFGVYEVLNETSAPAIWEKVNAKLNSDGFGARDLITKSNVTVVCTTDDPTDSLEYHLKIQEIEGFDTAVLPSFRPDKGLELNRDTFTEWVGKLSQASGKAISDYESFLAALESRVEFFHSVGGRVSDHALDYVPYGVATREEAAAIFAKALAGQKVTREEEDKYKTVTLTFLGKLYAERGWVMQFHINAARNNNTRMFAKLGPDTGYDAVNDTPLSSAMIGLLDALEQQQALPKTILYSLNPRDNEVLAAIIGSFQGGGIPGKIQLGAAWWFNDTKDGMIAQMKALANVGLLSRFVGMLTDSRSFLSYTRHEYFRRLVCNLIGEWAEQGEAPQDMELLGQIVQGIAYNNAKEYFPFASVLKTVSASQS